Within Romboutsia sp. CE17, the genomic segment AAATATGTAAGGTATATAATAGAAATATATAAGTTAATAAATTAGGTTTGTCTTAGAATATTAAATTATAAGATAAGCCTAATTTTATCTAAGTCAATTTTATAGAATGTATATTAAATATGATTATAGATCTTTAAATATAAAGTGGAATAATTTTACTACCTGATCAAATGGTAATATAGGGGGATAAAGTATGGAGAGTAAGTTAAAACCATTTCAAAATTACTTAGAAAAGCACACCAAAATCATATCAAGCATACTAAATATAGATATAGAAATAGTAGATGACAAATTAATTAGATTAAATGGAAGTGGGATTTATAAGAATAAAGTTAATGAAAGCGTTATTTCAGGAGGAAATATATATAGCCAAGTTCTTGAAACTGGAAGAGAGGTTGTCGTTTTAGATATAGAAAGCAACTCAATTTGTAATAGATGTAATAATATACAAAAATGTTTGAATAAAGTTATTATAGCTGTTCCTATAAAATATAAAGGTCAAACTCTAGGTGTAATAGGCGCTATAACTACTGATCCACAGAAGAAAATAGATATAAAAGAAAAAATAGATTCTTATTTACCTTTTATAGGAAATATATGTGATTTAATTTCTTTAAAAATAGAGGAAGTTGAAGTTAATAAAAATAATAATAAAAAAATGGTATTGCTACATGAGATTATTAATAATGTGGATAAAAGTATAGTTATCTTAGATAGTCAAAATAAAATTTCTTATATAAATAATAAAGCAAATACATCTTTTGATTTAAAAAATAATGGTATTGGATTAGAGTTAAACATAGTTAACTATGAAAAATCAACTAATAATAAGGAAGTAATTAACATAGATATAAATAACAAAATATATAACACAATCGCAAAGATAATACCTGTATATCCTTACATAAAGAATTATGATAAGATTATAATTTTTGACAAGATTTTAAAAGATAGAAATGAGAAAAAAGACTATGCAAATTCTATGTGGGGAGTAAGTAAATGTGATTCTATAATTGGAAATTCCGAAATTATGTGCAAGGTCAAAAATAGAATTAAAAAATTAGCAAAATCAAATTCCACAGTATTGATTACTGGAGAAAGTGGAACTGGAAAAGAATTAATTGCTAGAGCTATACATGCTGAAGGAAATAGAAGTGATAAACCTTTTATAGCAATAAATTGTGCTGCTATTCCTGAAAACTTATTAGAAAGTGAGCTTTTTGGATATGTAAAAGGAGCATTTAGTGGTGCTAGTAGTAGTGGTAAGATAGGGAAATTTGAGTTAGCCAATGAAGGTATAATTTTTTTAGATGAAATAGGTGATTTATCAATACACTTACAAGCAAAATTATTAAGGGTATTACAAGAAAGAAAATTTGCAAGGGTAGGGTCTAATAAACTTATAGATTTAGATATAAAGGTTATATCTGCTACTAATAAAGATTTATTAAAATTAGTTAATGAAGGCAAATACAGAGAAGATTTATATTACAGACTAAACGTTATACCAATAAATCTTCCTCCATTAAGAGAGAGAGTAGATGATATAGATGATATAATGAATTCATTTATATCTAAATACTCTAAAGAATTAGGAATTTCTAATGTAAGAATTGATAAAAAAGTCATAGAAATGATAAAAAATTACAATTGGCCGGGAAATATAAGGGAATTAGAAAATGCAGTTGAGTATATGATGAATTTAGTCGGAGAAGATGGAATTATAATAGAAGATATGCTTCCAGTAGATATATTAAATTATTACAAAAATAACAAACTTAAAGAATCTAAGAACGAAAATTATAGTGATATGTGTATAAATATAGAGGAACAGATTGATTTAAATAATGGTAAAATATTATCTCTTAAAGACTTAGAATTAATATATATAAATAAATTATTAGACAGATATGGTAGAGATACCAAGACAAAAAAAGATATAGCTAAAAATCTTGGAATAGGATTAGCAACTTTATATAGAAAGTTAGAAGAAGGTTAAAATTATAAAATTCTCAAAAAATAATTCTCAAATTGGGAAAGTTTCCCAGATTGAGAATTATTTTTTGTTATTTTTTTATCATCGATATAAATATAAATGAGATATAATTTCTTAAAATGTTTCAAATATAGTAATTACAACGAAATAATTTTTATTAATTAAAAATATTAATTTTGGCACACAAATTGCTTTAATTAAAAATGTATAAAAATAAATAAAAACTTTCAAAAGGAGATATTGTATGGAGCAAATAAAATGGAAATTAAACACACTGCCAAAAGCAGATGATAATGAAAAACAAAAAGGAATAGAATTTTTAAATGATAATGAAATATCTAAAGTAAAGGGATTTCATGAGAGTATTCCTCAATATGAAAAAACTCCACTAGTTAATTTAGAAAATTTAGCGAATTTATTAGGTGTAGGAGGAGTATATTTAAAAGACGAGTCATATAGATTTGGATTAAATGCATTTAAGGTTCTTGGAGGATCTTTTGCGATGGCTAAGTATATGGCAGATAAATTAGGAAAGGACATATCAGAACTTCCATATGAAAAATTAATATCTGATGAAGTAAGAAATGAACTTGGAGATATAACTTTCTTTACCGCAACAGATGGTAATCATGGTAGAGGCGTTGCATGGACAGCAAATAAATTAAAACAAAAATCTGTAGTATATATGCCAAAAGGATCTTCATTAATAAGATTAAATAATATCAAAGCTGAAGGTGCGGATGCTAGTATAACTGATCTAAACTATGATGATGCAGTAAGACTTGCAACTGAAGAAGCTGCAAAAATAGGAGGATTAGTAGTTCAAGATACTGCTTGGGAAGGTTATGAAGATATTCCAGCATGGATAATGCAAGGATATGGAACTATGGTTAAGGAAGCGGTAGAACAATTAGCAGAATATGGAGTAGATAGACCTACTCATGTATTTGTTCAAGCTGGAGTTGGATCTTTAGCAGGTGCTGTTCAAGGATATATGGCAGCAAAATTTGAAGATTGTCCAATAACAGTAGTAGTAGAAGCTGATAAGGCTGACTGTTTCTATAAATCTGCAGAGGCAGGAGATGGAAAGCCAAGATTTGTAGGTGGAGATATGCAAACTATAATGGCAGGTCTTGCTTGTGGAGAGCCAAATACTATAGGATTTGAAATACTTAAGAATTATTCAAAAGCCTTTATATCTGCACCAGACTGGGTATCTGCAAAAGGTATGAGAATTTTAGGAAATCCATTAAGAGGCGATGAAAAAGTAATATCAGGTGAATCAGGAGCAGTTACTACAGGTATTTTAGCATGTATAATGCAAGATGAAAATTTAGCTGATTTAAGAAAAGAGTTAAAGTTAGATGAAAATTCTAAGGTTTTATTAATAAGTACTGAAGGAGACACTGACCCAGATAAATACAAGAGTATAGTTTGGGATGGAGAATGTCCAAGTATATAAATAAATTTATATAGAAGTAATTTTAAATATCAAAAAAATAGGGGGTAGCTAAATATGTTAAATGAAGCTAGAAAACAAGAGTTAATAGGAATTTGCCAAGACTTAATTAAGAATCCTAGTTACTCAGGTCAAGAAGAAGATGTAGTTAAAGCTATAGAAAAGAATTTTGAAAAATTAGGTTTTGATAGTTGGTTTAGAGATGAATATGGAAATATAATAGGTTGTATAAAAGGAAATAAACCAGGTAAAAAGATCTTATTTGATGGACATATAGATACAGTTCCAGTTCCTGATGAAAGTAAATGGAGTGTTCCACCTTTTGAAGGATTAATAAAAGATGGAAAGATTTATGGAAGAGGAACTTCTGATATGAAGGGTCAAGTAAGTGCTATGATGGCTGCAGTATCATATTTTGCAAAAGATACTAACAAAGATTTTGAAGGAGAGCTTTATGTAGCAGGTGTTGTTCATGAAGAAATATTTGAAGGGGTAGCAGCAAGAAAAATAAGTGAAGCTGTAAAACCTGATTATGTTGTAATAGGTGAATCTTCAGAATTAAACTTAAAAATAGGTCAAAGAGGTAGGGGGGAAATAGTAGTTGAGACTTTTGGAAAGCCAGCTCATTCAGCTAATCCTCATAAGGGTATAAATGCAGTTTATAAGATGAGTAAAATAATAGATAGAATTCAAAAATTAGTGCCTCCAACTCATCCAGTATTAGGTGAAGGAATATTAGTTTTAACTGATATAAAATCATCTCCATATCCAGGGGCATCGGTTGTGCCTGATTACTGTAAGGCAACTTTTGATAGAAGATTATTAGTTGGAGAAACAAAAGAATCTGTCATAGCTCCAATACAGGATTTATTAGATGAAATGATGAAAGAAGATCCAGAATTACAAGCTAAGGTTTCTTATGCAATAGGAAAAGAAATGTGCTACACAGGCAATGTAATAGAAGGTGAAAGATTCTTCCCAGGATGGTTATATGATGAAAATGATGAATTTGTGCAAGCTGCATATAAAGGGTTAAAAAATGCAGGAATAGATCCAGAGATAACTCAATATTCATTCTGTACAAATGGAAGTCACTATGCAGGTGAAGCAGGTATAAAAACTATAGGATTTGGTCCTTCTAGAGAAAATTTAGCTCATACAATAGATGAATATATAGAAATAGATCAGTTAGCAATAGGTGCTAAAGGATATTATGAAATACTAAAATCAGTTTATAAAAAATAGGAGATGGTTTTTTGAGAACTTTAATAAAACATGGACTTATAGTTGATGGAAATAAAACTAAAGCATTTAAGGGAGATTTATTAATTGAAGATGATAAAATAGCGAAAATATCACCTGAAATTAATGAAGATGCAGACAAAATAATAGATGCAAAAGATAGAGTTGTATGTCCAGGGTTCATCGATACTCATAGCCACTCAGATTTAGTAATATTAGTTAATCCTTATAACGAAGTAAAAATAAGACAGGGAATAACGACTGAAGTATTGGGTCAGGATGGAATATCTATGGCCCCACTTCCTAAAGAATACATCTCACCATGGAGAAAAAATTTGGCTGGATTAGATGGGGAGAGCGATGAAATAAACTGGGAATATGAAACCACTAATAACTATTTATCGATGATGGAAGATAATGGAGTTGGACTGAATGAAACATATTTAGTTCCTCACGGAAATATAAGAATGGAAGCTATGGGACTAGAAGATAGACCAGCTACTAAGGAAGAAATTCAAAAAATGTGTGAAATCACAGAAAGAGAGTTAAAGTCTGGAGCAATAGGTTTATCTACAGGTCTTATATATATACCATGCGCTTATTCACTTACTGAAGAGATTATAGAAATGTGTAAGGTTGTAGCTAAATATGATGGAGTATTTGTAGTGCATCAAAGAAGTGAGGCTGATACTATCCTAGATTCTATGGAAGAAATAATAGAAATAGGAAAAAAATCAGGTGTAAAAGTACACTTCTCACACTTTAAAGTATGTGGAAAGCAAAATTGGAAGTATATACCACAGGTTATAGAGTTATTAGAAAAAGCAAAATCTGAAGGAATAAGAGTATCTTTTGACCAATATCCATATGCAGCAGGAAGTACAATGTTAGGTGTAATCTTGCCTCCATGGGCTCACTCTGGCGGAACAGATAAGTTATTAGAAAGGCTTAGAGATAAAGAGCAAAGACAAAAAATGAAAGATGATATAGCAAATGGAATTGATGGATGGGATAACTTTGTACAGTTTGCAGGTATAGATCAGATATTTGTAACTAGTGTTAAAAATAAAAAGAATGAATTTGCAATAGGCAAGAGCTTATTAGAGTTAGGTCAAATAAGAGGTATAGATCCATTAGATGCAACTTTTGATTTATTATTAGAAGAAGAAAATGCAGTCGGAATGGTAGATTTCTATGGATTAGAAGAGCATATTATAGGATTTATGAAAAGAGAAGAACAAAATGTTTGTACAGATGGTCTTCTTGCAGGAAAACCTCATCCAAGAGCATACGGATCTTTCCCTAAAATATTAGGACGATATGTAAGAGATCTAGGAGTACTAGAACTTGAAGAAGCTGTTAGTAAAATGACTAAAAAAGCAGCGACTAGTTTTAATATAAAAAATAGAGGAGAGCTTAAAGAAGGATATTATGCAGATATAGTTATTTTTGATAAGGATACTGTAAGTGGATGTGATGACTTTATAAATTCAATGCAATATCCAACAGGAATAGATTATGTAATCATAAATGGAAACTGCGTAATAGAAGAAGGTAAATATAGCCATATAAAAGCAGGAAAAGTTTTAAGGGGGTAAAAATCTATGCTGCTAATTGGAAACGGTAGATTAATAACTCACGACAGCCTAAATCCTTATATTGAGGATGGCTGTGTGGTTATTAATGGCAATATAATAGAGGACTTAGGTACGACTGATGATATGAAGGCTAAGTACCATGATTATGAATATATAGATGCTAATGGAAAAGTAATAATGCCAGGATTTATAAACTCACATATGCATATATATAGCTCATTTGCAAGAGGTATGGCAGTTCCAGGAAAACCATCGGAAAATTTTATGGAAATACTAGAAAATTTATGGTGGACATTAGATAAAAAACTTACATTAGAAGATGTGAAATATAGTGCTTACTCTACTTATATAGAGTGTATAAAGAATGGAGTTACAACAGTATTTGATCATCATGCAAGCCCTAATGCAATTGAAGGTAGCTTATTTACAATCAATGATGTAGCTAAAGACCTAGGAATTAGAACTTGCCTTTGTTATGAAGTATCAGACAGAGATGGGAAGTTAATTGCTGACAAAGGTATAGAAGAAAACGTTAACTTCATAAAGTATGCTTCTAAAGATGACAGCGATATGTTCAAAGGTATGTTTGGTCTTCATGCGGCCTTTACTTTATCTAATGAAACTTTAGATAAATGTGCAAAAGAGATGCAAGGCTTAGATAGTGGATATCACGTTCATGTAGCAGAAGGAATAGATGATCTTAAATATAATCTAGGCAAATATGGAAAAAGAGTAGTTGAAAGATTAAATGATTTCAATGTACTTGGAGATAAAACTATTGCAGTTCACTGTATACATGTAAATCATGCAGAAATGAATTTATTAAAAGATAGCAATACTTTTGTTGTCCATAATCCAGAGTCTAATATGGGAAATGCTGTAGGGTGTTCTCCTGTAATTGAATTCTTAAATAGAGGAATAAATGTAGGACTTGGAACAGATGGATACACAAGTGATATGCTTGAATCTTTAAAAGTTGCAAATATAATACACAAGCATCATTTATGTGATCCAAGATATGGATTTATGGAAAGTCAAAAAATGTTAATAGATAACAATCAAAAAATAGCCAAAGCTTACTTTAAAAATGACTTAGGAATTATAAGAAAAGGTTCCTATGCAGATGTAATAGTTGTAGATTATAAACCACATACACCAATGAATGAAAATACTTTAGGTGGACATATGATATTTGGATTAAGTGGAAGAAGTGTAGATACAACTATTATAAATGGTAAAGTTGTTATGAAAGATAGAAAGCTAGTAAATGTTGATGAAGATGAAATATTAGAGCAAAGTAGAATATTCAGTAGTAAATTATGGAATAGAGTTCAAAAAAATTAAAAAAGGGGGACTAAAAAATGTCTCAAGAAAAAAGCCCTATAATAGCTCCAGTAGATGAGAGGTTACCGATATCTAAGTCATGGATATTCTCACTACAGCACGTGATGGCAATGTGTGCAGGAGCAGTAGCAGTTCCTATGATGGTAGGAACTGCTGCAGGACTAGACCACAGTAGTATAGTTTTCTTAATTAGTGCATGTGTTTTTATGGCAGGGGTAGGAACATTGATACAAACTTTAGGTTTAGGAAATATTGCAGGTGCTAAGATTCCGGTAATCGAGGGAACTAGCTTTGCAGCTGTTGCAGCAATGACATCAATTGCATCATCACAAGCAGATCCTAGTATAGCAATGAAAATGGTATTTGGAGCAGTAATTGCAGGAGGTATTTTCTGTATGTTACTAGCACCTATATTTGAAAAATTGATAAGATTTTTCCCAAAAGTTGTTACAGGAACAGTAGTTTTAATAATAGGAGTATCTTTACTTCCAGTAGGAATAAAATGGATAACTGATAATAAGGTTCAAGCAGCAGAACCAAAAAATTTAGCTTTAGCATTAGTTGTTTTAGCAATTACACTTTTACTATTTAAGTACTTAAAAGGTATATGGAATAGTGCAGCTATATTATTAGGAATTGTAATAGGAACAGCTGTTGCAGGTGTATTTGGAATGGTTGACTTTACATCAGTTAAAGAAGCTAGCTGGTTCAGTTTAAATGTACCATTAAAATTTGGTATGCCAATATTTGATCCATCAGCAGTATTATCATTATGTTTAATAATGTTAGTTTTGATGACAGAATCATTAGGCAATATGATAGCAATTCACGAGATGGTAGATAAAGAAGTAACAGGAAAAAATATAAAAAGAGCTTTATTAGGTGATGGAATATCAACAACTATATCAGGAATATTTAACTCTTTCCCAATAACTCCATTTGCACAAAACACAGGTCTTGTAGGTCTTATGGGAATGAAGTCTAGATATGTAGGTATATATGCAGGATTAATGCTATTAGTACTAGGGTTTATACCGAAGTTTGCTGCTTTAGTTGGAGCAATACCAAAGCCAGTACTTGGTGGAGTTGGTTTTGCAATGTTTGGTATGGTTTCAGTTGGAGGAATAAGAACTTTAAGTAAAGTTCAATATGACGGTACAAAAAATGGTGTAATAGTTGCAGTTAGTTTAGGTTTAGCTATGATACCTTTAGCAAACCCAGACTTTTATAATAATTTCCCTTCTTGGGTACAGACAATATTCCATAGTGGAATAACAACAGGAAGTTTATCAGCAGTTTTATTAAATATATTCTTTAATGAAATTGGTAAGAAAAAATTATCTAACAATGATGAAAAAGTAACTCAAAAAAACTAAAATAATGAAAATTAGGGGGATTTAAAAAATGGCAAATCTTAAAATAAAAATATATGATATGGAATTTAGTAATCCAATAATGACGGCAGCAGGACCAGGAGCAAAAGATGGAGATTTATGTGTAGAAGCTGTAAAAGGTGGAGCTGGAGGTATATGTACAAAAACAATATCAGTACTTCCTGCAGATGTACCAAGACCATGTATGGGAATTACAAATAGTGGATTTTTAAATACAGAATTATGGTCAGAACTTCCTAAAGAGCAATGGATAAAGGAAGAATATCAAAAAGCTAAGAGTGCTGGTGTTCCAGTAATAGTAAGTATGGGTTATACAGCAGAAGATATAGAGAAAGTTGCACCTCTTGTAAAACCTTACGCTGATGCAGTTGAATTATCAACTCACTATGTAGGGACAGATGTAGCACCAATAGTAAATGCATTAAAAGCTGCTAAAGCTGCTTTAGATGTTCCTGTATTTATGAAAATGAGTCCTCATACTGATATACAAACAATAGCTAAGGCAGTAGAAGAAGCAGGAGCAGATGGTCTTGTTATGATAAACTCATTTGGACCATGTATGGCAATAGATGTAGATAGTGGATATCCAATAATGGGAAGTAAAACAGGCTACGGATGGTTATCAGGTGCGCCTATAAGACCATTAGCTATAAGATGTATATATGAGGCATCTCAAGTTGTTAATATACCAATAATAGGTGTTGGTGGAGTAACTTGTGGAAGAGATGTAGCTGAAATGATGA encodes:
- a CDS encoding sigma 54-interacting transcriptional regulator, with translation MESKLKPFQNYLEKHTKIISSILNIDIEIVDDKLIRLNGSGIYKNKVNESVISGGNIYSQVLETGREVVVLDIESNSICNRCNNIQKCLNKVIIAVPIKYKGQTLGVIGAITTDPQKKIDIKEKIDSYLPFIGNICDLISLKIEEVEVNKNNNKKMVLLHEIINNVDKSIVILDSQNKISYINNKANTSFDLKNNGIGLELNIVNYEKSTNNKEVINIDINNKIYNTIAKIIPVYPYIKNYDKIIIFDKILKDRNEKKDYANSMWGVSKCDSIIGNSEIMCKVKNRIKKLAKSNSTVLITGESGTGKELIARAIHAEGNRSDKPFIAINCAAIPENLLESELFGYVKGAFSGASSSGKIGKFELANEGIIFLDEIGDLSIHLQAKLLRVLQERKFARVGSNKLIDLDIKVISATNKDLLKLVNEGKYREDLYYRLNVIPINLPPLRERVDDIDDIMNSFISKYSKELGISNVRIDKKVIEMIKNYNWPGNIRELENAVEYMMNLVGEDGIIIEDMLPVDILNYYKNNKLKESKNENYSDMCINIEEQIDLNNGKILSLKDLELIYINKLLDRYGRDTKTKKDIAKNLGIGLATLYRKLEEG
- the dpaL gene encoding diaminopropionate ammonia-lyase, which produces MEQIKWKLNTLPKADDNEKQKGIEFLNDNEISKVKGFHESIPQYEKTPLVNLENLANLLGVGGVYLKDESYRFGLNAFKVLGGSFAMAKYMADKLGKDISELPYEKLISDEVRNELGDITFFTATDGNHGRGVAWTANKLKQKSVVYMPKGSSLIRLNNIKAEGADASITDLNYDDAVRLATEEAAKIGGLVVQDTAWEGYEDIPAWIMQGYGTMVKEAVEQLAEYGVDRPTHVFVQAGVGSLAGAVQGYMAAKFEDCPITVVVEADKADCFYKSAEAGDGKPRFVGGDMQTIMAGLACGEPNTIGFEILKNYSKAFISAPDWVSAKGMRILGNPLRGDEKVISGESGAVTTGILACIMQDENLADLRKELKLDENSKVLLISTEGDTDPDKYKSIVWDGECPSI
- a CDS encoding YgeY family selenium metabolism-linked hydrolase, encoding MLNEARKQELIGICQDLIKNPSYSGQEEDVVKAIEKNFEKLGFDSWFRDEYGNIIGCIKGNKPGKKILFDGHIDTVPVPDESKWSVPPFEGLIKDGKIYGRGTSDMKGQVSAMMAAVSYFAKDTNKDFEGELYVAGVVHEEIFEGVAARKISEAVKPDYVVIGESSELNLKIGQRGRGEIVVETFGKPAHSANPHKGINAVYKMSKIIDRIQKLVPPTHPVLGEGILVLTDIKSSPYPGASVVPDYCKATFDRRLLVGETKESVIAPIQDLLDEMMKEDPELQAKVSYAIGKEMCYTGNVIEGERFFPGWLYDENDEFVQAAYKGLKNAGIDPEITQYSFCTNGSHYAGEAGIKTIGFGPSRENLAHTIDEYIEIDQLAIGAKGYYEILKSVYKK
- a CDS encoding N-acyl-D-amino-acid deacylase family protein translates to MRTLIKHGLIVDGNKTKAFKGDLLIEDDKIAKISPEINEDADKIIDAKDRVVCPGFIDTHSHSDLVILVNPYNEVKIRQGITTEVLGQDGISMAPLPKEYISPWRKNLAGLDGESDEINWEYETTNNYLSMMEDNGVGLNETYLVPHGNIRMEAMGLEDRPATKEEIQKMCEITERELKSGAIGLSTGLIYIPCAYSLTEEIIEMCKVVAKYDGVFVVHQRSEADTILDSMEEIIEIGKKSGVKVHFSHFKVCGKQNWKYIPQVIELLEKAKSEGIRVSFDQYPYAAGSTMLGVILPPWAHSGGTDKLLERLRDKEQRQKMKDDIANGIDGWDNFVQFAGIDQIFVTSVKNKKNEFAIGKSLLELGQIRGIDPLDATFDLLLEEENAVGMVDFYGLEEHIIGFMKREEQNVCTDGLLAGKPHPRAYGSFPKILGRYVRDLGVLELEEAVSKMTKKAATSFNIKNRGELKEGYYADIVIFDKDTVSGCDDFINSMQYPTGIDYVIINGNCVIEEGKYSHIKAGKVLRG
- the ssnA gene encoding putative aminohydrolase SsnA — encoded protein: MLLIGNGRLITHDSLNPYIEDGCVVINGNIIEDLGTTDDMKAKYHDYEYIDANGKVIMPGFINSHMHIYSSFARGMAVPGKPSENFMEILENLWWTLDKKLTLEDVKYSAYSTYIECIKNGVTTVFDHHASPNAIEGSLFTINDVAKDLGIRTCLCYEVSDRDGKLIADKGIEENVNFIKYASKDDSDMFKGMFGLHAAFTLSNETLDKCAKEMQGLDSGYHVHVAEGIDDLKYNLGKYGKRVVERLNDFNVLGDKTIAVHCIHVNHAEMNLLKDSNTFVVHNPESNMGNAVGCSPVIEFLNRGINVGLGTDGYTSDMLESLKVANIIHKHHLCDPRYGFMESQKMLIDNNQKIAKAYFKNDLGIIRKGSYADVIVVDYKPHTPMNENTLGGHMIFGLSGRSVDTTIINGKVVMKDRKLVNVDEDEILEQSRIFSSKLWNRVQKN
- a CDS encoding nucleobase:cation symporter-2 family protein, with the translated sequence MSQEKSPIIAPVDERLPISKSWIFSLQHVMAMCAGAVAVPMMVGTAAGLDHSSIVFLISACVFMAGVGTLIQTLGLGNIAGAKIPVIEGTSFAAVAAMTSIASSQADPSIAMKMVFGAVIAGGIFCMLLAPIFEKLIRFFPKVVTGTVVLIIGVSLLPVGIKWITDNKVQAAEPKNLALALVVLAITLLLFKYLKGIWNSAAILLGIVIGTAVAGVFGMVDFTSVKEASWFSLNVPLKFGMPIFDPSAVLSLCLIMLVLMTESLGNMIAIHEMVDKEVTGKNIKRALLGDGISTTISGIFNSFPITPFAQNTGLVGLMGMKSRYVGIYAGLMLLVLGFIPKFAALVGAIPKPVLGGVGFAMFGMVSVGGIRTLSKVQYDGTKNGVIVAVSLGLAMIPLANPDFYNNFPSWVQTIFHSGITTGSLSAVLLNIFFNEIGKKKLSNNDEKVTQKN
- a CDS encoding 4Fe-4S binding protein — translated: MANLKIKIYDMEFSNPIMTAAGPGAKDGDLCVEAVKGGAGGICTKTISVLPADVPRPCMGITNSGFLNTELWSELPKEQWIKEEYQKAKSAGVPVIVSMGYTAEDIEKVAPLVKPYADAVELSTHYVGTDVAPIVNALKAAKAALDVPVFMKMSPHTDIQTIAKAVEEAGADGLVMINSFGPCMAIDVDSGYPIMGSKTGYGWLSGAPIRPLAIRCIYEASQVVNIPIIGVGGVTCGRDVAEMMMAGASAVQVCTEAILRGPGVYGKIAAELNEFLDSHGYSDVNEIKGLAHKTVKEREFRTHAVVPEVDQDKCIKCKKCKASCVYEAIEVGETLEIDKDKCFGCGLCVTRCPKKALELSYKALELSCK